In a single window of the Nicotiana tomentosiformis chromosome 8, ASM39032v3, whole genome shotgun sequence genome:
- the LOC104104192 gene encoding uncharacterized protein yields MAVGEDQTEAEIGEKGQMQKLHLWSAIIQTIADKGKSSSPIGGRKSWADEVEEELQSLPPKESIWDKFDITKINKAGFKLEYVAPLVQGETSITAIELEDITSEIEYWNISVVCYVLGAHPPYAIIKGYIKRMWSKHGISQIVMLKNGIILVRFETEAAKNEVLQGSIFHLDNKPFIVKAWNSDMEFSKEEIQTVPIWIKLPGFDFKYWSPKGLRKIGSLVGKPLMVDQNTETGVGLNFARLLVEVGLDTKLPDIMIFRNEKGQMIEQRVVYDRRPTLCKFCHQYGHDNADCMKKSGKKGQQVQEKQGNILLMEA; encoded by the coding sequence ATGGCAGTGGGGGAAGACCAAACTGAAGCTGAAATTGGGGAAAAAGGTCAGATGCAGAAATTGCATCTATGGAGTGCGATTATTCAAACAATAGCTGATAAGGGAAAGAGCTCATCTCCGATTGGTGGAAGGAAGTCATGGGCTGATGAAGTTGAGGAGGAACTGCAATCCCTACCTCCAAAAGAGTCCATATGGGATAAATTTGACATTACAAAGATTAACAAAGCTGGATTTAAACTCGAATATGTTGCTCCTCTTGTGCAAGGTGAGACCTCTATCACTGCAATTGAATTAGAGGACATAACCTCAGAAATTGAGTATTGGAATATATCTGTTGTGTGTTATGTGTTGGGAGCCCATCCTCCATATGCAATAATCAAAGGATACATTAAAAGGATGTGGTCAAAACATGGAATAAGTCAAATTGTGATGCTAAAAAATGGTATTATTCTGGTAAGGTTTGAAACAGAGGCTGCAAAAAATGAAGTTTTACAGGGAAGCATTTTCCATTTAGACAATAAACCTTTTATTGTTAAAGCATGGAACTCTGATATGGAGTTTTCAAAGGAAGAAATACAAACGGTTCCAATATGGATTAAATTACCAGGGTTTGACTTCAAGTATTGGAGCCCTAAGGGATTGAGAAAGATAGGAAGCTTAGTTGGGAAGCCACTTATGGTAGACCAAAATACAGAAACTGGAGTTGGATTGAATTTTGCTAGGCTTCTGGTGGAGGTAGGTCTAGACACTAAATTGCCTGACATTATGATATTTAGGAATGAAAAAGGTCAAATGATTGAGCAAAGGGTTGTATATGACCGAAGACCTACCCTATGTAAATTTTGCCACCAATATGGGCATGATAATGCAGATTGCATGAAGAAAAGTGGTAAGAAGGGTCAACAGGTACAAGAGAAACAGGGGAATATACTTCTGATGGAAGCATAA